In Amaranthus tricolor cultivar Red isolate AtriRed21 chromosome 5, ASM2621246v1, whole genome shotgun sequence, a genomic segment contains:
- the LOC130812885 gene encoding uncharacterized protein LOC130812885 translates to MNGKHLNGKTRSSEKPVPGCLGRMVNLFDLTSNMSGNQLLTYKPHNDGSSLSRSQSDVSRMSSVANDEMENKVTVSDLRRSSSNRKPNGTPVKMLIAQEMSKDLESKQKSPNLVAKLMGLDVIPQPQSDFPAQKIQSKIYPRNSHSEIPTGYWQDEHGFCHRDQNGYKDIHEIWHESQRTNSRRDKSPQNGRFIENVNEKKLALIRQKFMEAKRLSTDEKSRQTKEFQEALDVLSSNGDLFLKVLQEPNSLFSPNLYVGESVGPSPETKRITVLRPSKLVSDNKFSAPPAKRNEKQVKKQISLNQFNVWDNQHLGFPPTISSWKASDSPIQPTRIVVLRPSPAMANEPKAVVSSTPSSPRVLPSENLFEEPEDEEAREAREVARDITQQMRENLAGHRRDETLLSSVLSNGYTGDESSFEKSDNNFAAENLSDSEVMSPTSRHSWDYVNRFGSPFSSSSFSRASYSPESSVCREAKKRLSERWAMMASNGDSNHEQRPFRRSSSTLGEMLALSEVKKSEICEEEDAINDHDPKSSTSGLNSNMGAGQSGDISPRNLLRSKSVPVSSTAYGDRLNVEVKSPALCKEEVSKDIIKAKASKTSFTGKVTSLFFSRNKKSRKEKSGKSLSNEVSQPPTAETPGLLAPPARTSDDHLESILSPTSQSRTGAVMTDLNDTRLGQGVCSQQPGAPVLQGENHEQPSPISVLEPPFEEDDSAFLGCSRSIEPSTRGDHLPLCLGKSNLIDKSPPIGSIARTLSWEESYAETVTNYPLHSPFVSPGVEDDEVEYQYLIQSLLTVAGLDVDGQVDSNLARWYSPDSPLDPLLRDKYTDMSDKEPLHEAKRRQLRSTRKLVFDCVNAALVDITGFRTVTGGKSRYLESGPGMALADKVWAWMKEVLPSEVKYLSDDCGDTHSLVEMQVRMEVIGKGWNEQIKLDVDNIGKEIEGKLLEELVEESLIEWTW, encoded by the exons ATGAATGGAAAACATCTGAATGGTAAAACTCGCAGTTCTGAGAAGCCTGTGCCAGGATGTTTGGGAAGAATGGTCAACCTCTTCGATTTAACATCCAACATGTCTGGAAATCAGCTTCTCACATACAAGCCTCATAATGATG GTTCTTCTTTGTCAAGAAGTCAATCCGATGTTTCCAGGATGTCAAGCGTTGCTAATGATGAGATGGAAAATAAAGTG ACAGTCTCTGATTTGAGGAGGTCTTCATCGAACCGTAAACCTAATGGAACTCCTGTAAAGATGTTAATAGCTCAAGAAATGTCGAAAGATTTGGAATCAAAACAAAAGTCGCCTAATTTGGTGGCTAAGTTGATGGGACTCGATGTGATTCCTCAGCCGCAGTCTGATTTTCCTGCCCAGAAGATTCAATCGAAAATTTATCCCCGAAATAGTCATTCAGAGATACCTACCGGATATTGGCAGGATGAACACGGTTTTTGCCACCGAGATCAGAATGGGTACAAGGACATACATGAGATCTGGCATGAATCTCAACGAACAAACTCTAGAAGAGATAAATCACCTCAAAACGGAAGGTTTATCGAAAACGTGAATGAAAAAAAACTGGCTCTTATTCGTCAAAAGTTTATGGAAGCGAAACGCCTTTCCACTGACGAGAAGTCACGGCAGACCAAGGAGTTTCAGGAGGCTTTGGATGTGTTGAGTTCCAACGGGGACTTGTTTCTCAAGGTTCTGCAAGAACCGAATTCTTTGTTTTCTCCGAATCTGTATGTGGGCGAATCCGTTGGTCCATCTCCGGAGACCAAGCGCATTACCGTCCTTAGACCTTCGAAATTGGTAAGCGACAATAAGTTTTCTGCACCACCGGCTAAGAGGAATGAAAAGCAAGTAAAGAAGCAAATTTCCCTTAACCAATTTAATGTATGGGATAACCAGCATCTTGGATTTCCACCGACTATATCGTCCTGGAAAGCTAGTGATAGTCCTATCCAGCCTACTCGGATAGTGGTTTTGAGACCTAGCCCTGCTATGGCTAATGAACCTAAGGCGGTTGTCTCTTCTACCCCATCCTCACCTCGGGTTCTACCTAGTGAAAATTTGTTTGAAGAACCGGAAGATGAGGAGGCCCGAGAAGCAAGGGAAGTGGCAAGGGACATCACGCAACAGATGCGTGAAAACCTGGCAGGTCACCGAAGAGACGAAACCTTACTTTCTTCTGTGCTTTCTAATGGTTATACGGGAGATGAAAGTTCTTTTGAAAAATCGGATAATAATTTTGCAGCAGAAAATCTTAGTGATTCTGAAGTTATGTCCCCAACTTCAAGGCATTCTTGGGACTATGTAAATAGATTTGGTAGTCCATTTTCTTCATCGTCTTTCAGCCGTGCATCCTACTCCCCCGAGTCATCCGTCTGTAGAGAAGCAAAGAAAAGACTTTCCGAGAGATGGGCCATGATGGCATCAAATGGGGATAGTAATCATGAACAACGGCCTTTTCGAAGAAGTTCAAGCACTTTAGGTGAAATGCTTGCACTTTCCGAGGTGAAGAAATCTGAAATATGTGAGGAAGAGGATGCCATTAATGATCATGATCCTAAGAGCTCGACTTCCGGCCTTAATAGCAATATGGGTGCCGGACAAAGTGGAGATATTTCTCCCCGGAACTTGTTGAGATCAAAATCGGTTCCGGTGTCATCTACAGCTTATGGAGATAGGCTAAATGTTGAAGTCAAGAGTCCAGCACTATGTAAGGAGGAAGTTTCAAAGGATATAATAAAGGCAAAAGCATCAAAGACGTCTTTTACCGGAAAAGTTACGAGTTTGTTCTTCTCGAGGAATAAGAAATCTAGGAAAGAGAAGTCCGGAAAATCGCTTTCTAACGAAGTATCTCAACCGCCAACAGCTGAAACTCCGGGATTGCTTGCACCTCCTGCAAGGACAAGCGATGACCATTTAGAATCGATTCTCTCCCCAACATCACAGTCTCGTACTGGTGCTGTTATGACAGATCTGAATGATACGAGACTTGGGCAAGGTGTATGCTCTCAGCAG CCAGGAGCACCTGTATTGCAAGGGGAGAATCACGAACAACCCAGCCCAATATCGGTTCTGGAACCTCCGTTTGAAGAGGACGACAGTGCCTTTCTCGGTTGCTCTCGTAGCATAGAGCCAAGTACACGTg GAGATCATTTGCCTCTTTGCCTTGGCAAGTCGAATCTGATCGATAAATCTCCACCCATCGGGTCAATTGCAAGGACCTTATCATGGGAAGAGTCCTATGCGGAAACTGTCACCAACTATCCTCTGCATTCCCCGTTTGTGTCGCCAGGAGTAGAGGATGATGAAGTTGAATATCAATACTTAATTCAATCCCTACTAACGGTGGCAGGCCTCGACGTAGACGGACAAGTCGATTCAAATCTTGCCCGATGGTACTCCCCCGATAGCCCATTAGATCCCCTCTTGAGGGATAAATACACCGACATGAGCGATAAGGAGCCATTACACGAAGCTAAAAGAAGACAGCTGAGATCGACAAGAAAGCTCGTTTTCGACTGTGTCAACGCAGCACTAGTTGATATAACAGGGTTTCGAACCGTCACAGGCGGCAAGAGTAGATACCTGGAAAGTGGGCCCGGGATGGCATTGGCAGATAAGGTGTGGGCCTGGATGAAGGAAGTGTTGCCTAGTGAGGTGAAGTACCTTTCAGATGATTGTGGGGACACCCACAGCTTGGTGGAAATGCAGGTAAGGATGGAAGTAATAGGAAAAGGTTGGaatgaacaaataaaattagatgTTGACAATATAGGCAAGGAAATTGAAGGGAAACTTCTTGAAGAACTTGTTGAGGAGTCCTTGATTGAATGGACATGGTAG
- the LOC130813713 gene encoding pectinesterase-like produces MEKLFLLKVFILLSSIPSLFATQIAKQNLCNHTPYPTICNSFITNSIKYLQSSKQTNIKFRNIALLITLQNAQQVHRQISSMDFTTLEKLSKIAWEDCLELYEDTINQLNQTISSSSYNSITLDDIQTYLSASNTNHKTCQNGFLDLQVASNSTLLTSNYMSKFSQLLSNVLAINGAILTSNNVVGGSNRRLLATKNPSWMSKADHTLLESSMEAIKPDLVVAKDGSGNYKTISEAIAATKKIINGKNRFIIYIKGGIYKENIVVTNKMKNLMLIGDGIDVTIVSGNKNVQDGSTTFRSATFAVSGDGFIAKGITFENTAGPQKHQAVALRSGSDFSIFYRCSFKGYQDTLYVYSKRQFYKECDIYGTVDFIFGNAAAIIQSCNIYVRKPMNNQQNTVTAQGRSDPNENTGIVIHNSIIEASSDLKPFQGSFRTFLGRPWQMYSRTVVMKCNIDRLIDHAGWAPWSGNFALKSLYYAEYMNKGSGSGTNGRVKWAGYHVISSPIEAGKFTVGKFLGGDNWIPATGVPFTSGL; encoded by the exons atggaaaaattatttctcttaaaaGTTTTCATACTACTTTCTTCAATCCCAAGTCTTTTTGCAACACAAATTGCTAAACAAAACTTATGTAACCATACCCCATACCCTACAATATGTAATTCATTTATTACAAACTCAATTAAATATTTACAGTCGTCAAaacaaactaatataaaatttcGTAATATTGCACTTCTGATCACCCTTCAGAATGCTCAACAAGTCCATAGACAGATCTCGTCTATGGACTTTACTACATTAGAAAAACTATCCAAAATTGCTTGGGAAGATTGTCTAGAACTTTATGAAGATACCATAAACCAATTAAACCAAACaatctcatcatcatcatataattCTATAACCCTAGATGATATTCAAACTTACCTAAGTGCATCTAATACCAATCATAAAACATGCCAAAATGGGTTTCTTGACCTTCAAGTTGCCTCAAATTCAACCCTACTCACATCAAATTATATGTCAAAATTTTCCCAATTACTTTCTAATGTTCTTGCCATAAATGGAGCCATATTAACTTCAAATAATGTCGTCGGCGGTAGTAATCGTCGATTATTAGCGACAAAAAATCCGTCATGGATGTCCAAGGCCGATCATACGTTACTTGAGTCATCCATGGAAGCTATAAAACCAGATTTGGTAGTGGCTAAAGATGGCAGTGGGAATTATAAGACTATTTCTGAAGCTATAGCTGCTacaaaaaagataataaatgggaaaaatagatttattatatatataaaaggtgGTATTTATAAAGAGAATATAGTGGTtacaaataaaatgaaaaatttaatgttaattGGGGATGGAATTGATGTTACAATTGTGAGTGGTAACAAGAATGTTCAAGATGGTTCTACTACCTTTCGATCAGCCACTTTTG CAGTTTCAGGGGATGGCTTTATAGCAAAAGGCATAACATTCGAAAACACAGCGGGACCACAAAAGCACCAAGCAGTAGCCCTACGATCTGGCTCCGATTTCTCAATATTTTACCGCTGTAGCTTCAAAGGATACCAAGACACTCTCTACGTCTACTCAAAACGACAATTCTACAAAGAATGTGACATCTACGGAACCGTAGACTTTATCTTCGGCAATGCAGCAGCTATAATTCAAAGCTGCAATATCTACGTAAGAAAACCCATGAATAACCAACAAAATACCGTTACAGCCCAAGGAAGATCCGACCCAAATGAGAATACGGGTATTGTGATCCATAACTCGATTATTGAAGCCTCTTCGGATCTTAAACCCTTTCAAGGTTCGTTTCGGACCTTCCTAGGACGACCTTGGCAAATGTACTCAAGAACAGTGGTAATGAAGTGTAATATTGACCGTTTGATTGATCATGCTGGGTGGGCCCCATGGAGTGGGAATTTTGCTCTTAAGAGTTTATATTATGCAGAGTATATGAATAAAGGTTCTGGGTCGGGTACAAATGGGCGGGTCAAATGGGCCGGGTACCATGTTATTTCAAGCCCAATTGAAGCTGGGAAGTTCACTGTTGGAAAGTTTTTGGGTGGGGATAATTGGATTCCAGCTACTGGAGTCCCATTTACATCTGGATTATGA